The following coding sequences lie in one Pelecanus crispus isolate bPelCri1 chromosome 9, bPelCri1.pri, whole genome shotgun sequence genomic window:
- the ADIPOQ gene encoding adiponectin: MRGPAGFFLCSLLLVAPHCTEVAALDDQPDPKTPCANWMGGAPGYPGHNGLPGRDGKDGKDGQKGEKGEEGVQGPKGDKGEIGVRGQEGPRGFPGHPGQKGEKGEGTFVYRSAFSVGLTERAPHPNVPIRFSKIFYNEQSHYDASTGKFLCSVPGTYYFAYHLTVYLVDVKVSLYKKDKAVIFTYDQFQNNNVDQASGSVLLHLSTGDEVWLQVYGEGDNNGIYADNINDSTFMGFLLYPDLDVH, encoded by the exons ATGAGGGGCCCAGCAGGCTTCTTCCTTTgctcgctgctgctggtggccccCCATTGCACAGAGGTGGCCGCCCTGGACGACCAGCCCGACCCCAAAACACCATGTGCCAACTGGATGGGAGGAGCACCCGGCTACCCAGGCCACAACGGGCTCCCTGGCCGGGATGGGAAAGATGGAAAAGATGGacaaaagggagagaaaggagaggaag GTGTGCAAGGCCCCAAAGGTGACAAAGGCGAAATAGGAGTCCGAGGGCAGGAAGGGCCGAGAGGATTTCCCGGACACCCAGGGCAGAAGGGGGAGAAGGGCGAAGGCACCTTTGTCTACCGCTCTGCCTTCAGCGTGGGGCTGACAGAGcgagccccccaccccaacgTCCCCATCCGCTTCAGCAAGATCTTCTACAACGAGCAGAGCCACTATGACGCCAGCACCGGCAAGTTCCTCTGCAGCGTCCCTGGCACGTACTACTTCGCCTACCACCTGACAGTCTACCTGGTGGATGTCAAGGTCAGCCTCTACAAGAAGGATAAGGCAGTGATCTTCACCTACGACCAGTTCCAGAACAACAACGTTGACCAAGCGAGCGGCTCTGTCTTGCTGCACCTCAGCACTGGGGATGAGGTCTGGCTTCAGGTGTACGGGGAGGGGGACAACAACGGCATCTATGCTGACAACATCAACGATTCCACTTTCATGGGCTTCCTCCTGTACCCAGACCTGGATGTCCATTAA